From Streptomyces sp. TLI_053, a single genomic window includes:
- a CDS encoding anthranilate synthase family protein, translating into MTSAADLLARLTAADAPAFALLHRRTPRTAPDTVEILLGTVGSHDRLADLPVRHGVPADGPVHDLLALVPYRQIRERGFEAHDDGTPLRALSVTEQYALPLAEVTDALPQLPVSLTDGGFDIDDAEYAEIVRRVIEDEIGRGEGANFVVRRDFTATLEDFSPALALTLFRRLLEQERGAYWTFLVHTGDRVLVGASPEVHVRQSGGTVVMNPISGTYRYPAAGSDLDSLISFLHDPKELEELTMVVDEELKMMCTVGDLGGQVLGPRLKEMSHLAHTEYELRGRTSLDVREVLKETMFAATVTGSPVQNATRVIKRYERGGRGYYSGALALIGRSASGGQLLDSPICIRTADIDPATGRLAVRVGATLVRHSDPDGEVAETHAKAAGVLTAIGARPAPARTPGRNGPRLADHHRVQAALDARRAGLAPFWLRMQQPARITEELETLVVDGEDTFTAMLGHLLTSLGHRVTVARFDEPGLRERVAAHPGALVLGPGPGDPAAADDPKMAVLRPIVTDALAAVREGRRTAPLLAVCLSHQLLSGALGLPLARKAVPYQGAQESVDLFGEQRTVGFYNTFTARCTDADAARLAAAGVEVARDPLTGDVHALRGPGFAGLQFHPESVLTRDGVEIVAGLLRGAVAGVPR; encoded by the coding sequence GTGACCAGTGCCGCCGACCTGCTCGCCCGCCTCACCGCCGCCGACGCACCGGCCTTCGCCCTGCTGCACCGCCGCACTCCCCGCACCGCGCCGGACACCGTCGAGATCCTGCTCGGCACCGTCGGCAGCCACGACCGGCTGGCGGACCTGCCGGTCCGCCACGGCGTCCCCGCCGACGGCCCGGTCCACGACCTGCTGGCCCTGGTCCCCTACCGGCAGATCCGCGAGCGCGGCTTCGAGGCGCACGACGACGGCACCCCGCTGCGGGCGCTCTCGGTCACCGAGCAGTACGCCCTGCCGCTGGCCGAGGTCACGGACGCGCTGCCGCAGCTGCCGGTCTCCCTGACCGACGGCGGCTTCGACATCGACGACGCCGAGTACGCCGAGATCGTCCGCCGGGTGATCGAGGACGAGATCGGCCGCGGCGAGGGCGCCAACTTCGTCGTCCGCCGCGACTTCACCGCGACCCTGGAGGACTTCTCGCCCGCGCTGGCCCTCACCCTGTTCCGGCGGCTGCTGGAGCAGGAGCGCGGCGCCTACTGGACCTTCCTGGTGCACACCGGCGACCGGGTGCTCGTCGGCGCCTCCCCCGAGGTGCACGTCCGGCAGAGCGGCGGGACGGTCGTGATGAACCCGATCTCCGGCACCTACCGCTACCCCGCCGCCGGCTCCGACCTGGACTCGCTGATCTCCTTCCTCCACGACCCCAAGGAGCTCGAGGAGCTGACCATGGTGGTCGACGAGGAGCTCAAGATGATGTGCACCGTCGGCGACCTCGGCGGCCAGGTGCTCGGTCCCCGACTGAAGGAGATGTCCCACCTCGCGCACACCGAGTACGAGCTGCGCGGCCGCACCTCGCTGGACGTCCGCGAGGTGCTGAAGGAGACCATGTTCGCCGCCACCGTCACCGGCAGTCCGGTGCAGAACGCCACCCGGGTGATCAAGCGGTACGAGCGCGGCGGGCGCGGCTACTACTCCGGCGCGCTCGCCCTGATCGGCCGCTCGGCCAGCGGCGGCCAGCTGCTGGACTCCCCGATCTGCATCCGCACCGCCGACATCGACCCGGCCACCGGCCGGCTCGCGGTCCGGGTCGGCGCCACCCTGGTCCGGCACTCCGACCCGGACGGCGAGGTCGCCGAGACCCACGCCAAGGCCGCCGGGGTGCTCACCGCGATCGGCGCCCGCCCGGCCCCGGCCCGGACCCCCGGCCGCAACGGCCCGCGACTCGCCGACCACCACCGCGTCCAGGCGGCGCTGGACGCCCGCCGGGCCGGCCTCGCCCCGTTCTGGCTGCGGATGCAGCAGCCGGCCCGGATCACCGAGGAGCTGGAGACCCTCGTCGTCGACGGCGAGGACACCTTCACCGCGATGCTCGGCCACCTGCTGACCTCGCTCGGCCACCGGGTCACCGTGGCCCGGTTCGACGAACCGGGCCTGCGCGAGCGGGTCGCCGCGCACCCCGGCGCGCTGGTGCTCGGCCCCGGTCCGGGCGACCCGGCCGCCGCCGACGACCCCAAGATGGCCGTGCTGCGCCCGATCGTCACCGACGCGCTGGCCGCCGTCCGGGAGGGCCGGCGGACCGCCCCGCTGCTCGCCGTCTGCCTCAGCCACCAGCTGCTGTCCGGCGCGCTCGGGCTGCCGCTGGCCCGCAAGGCGGTGCCGTACCAGGGCGCGCAGGAGAGCGTGGACCTCTTCGGCGAGCAGCGGACGGTCGGCTTCTACAACACCTTCACGGCGCGCTGCACCGACGCCGACGCCGCCCGGCTGGCCGCCGCGGGCGTCGAGGTGGCCCGGGACCCGCTGACCGGGGACGTGCACGCGCTGCGCGGCCCGGGCTTCGCCGGACTGCAGTTCCACCCCGAGTCGGTCCTCACCAGGGACGGCGTGGAGATCGTCGCCGGGCTGCTGCGCGGGGCGGTGGCCGGCGTACCGCGCTGA
- a CDS encoding sulfite oxidase-like oxidoreductase, translating to MGQSEQEPSSPSDPRLPPGQRVQRGWPALHYGPVPRFKPLTWDLQVFGATASAEKHSWDFEAFDALPRTTVRADLHCVTRFSVLDSDWTGVAAALLLDLVPPDRDVTHVMVWAEYGYSANLRLADFAAPDTLLATHRNGETITAEHGFPVRLVVPRLYAWKGPKWVRAVEYMRADRRGFWEERGYHNRADPWREQRYSHQEEAGDGPLR from the coding sequence ATGGGTCAGTCCGAGCAAGAACCGTCGTCGCCGTCTGACCCCCGGCTCCCGCCGGGCCAGCGGGTCCAGCGGGGCTGGCCCGCCCTGCACTACGGACCGGTACCCCGGTTCAAGCCGCTGACCTGGGACCTCCAGGTGTTCGGCGCGACCGCCTCGGCCGAGAAGCACAGCTGGGACTTCGAGGCCTTCGACGCCCTGCCCCGCACCACGGTCCGGGCCGACCTGCACTGCGTCACCCGGTTCTCGGTGCTCGACAGCGACTGGACCGGCGTGGCCGCCGCGCTGCTGCTCGACCTGGTGCCGCCGGACCGGGACGTCACCCACGTCATGGTCTGGGCCGAGTACGGCTACAGCGCCAATCTGCGGCTGGCCGACTTCGCCGCCCCCGACACCCTGCTCGCCACCCACCGCAACGGCGAGACGATCACCGCCGAGCACGGCTTCCCGGTCCGACTGGTCGTCCCCCGGCTGTACGCGTGGAAGGGACCCAAATGGGTCCGGGCGGTCGAGTACATGCGGGCCGACCGGCGCGGCTTCTGGGAGGAGCGCGGCTACCACAACCGGGCCGACCCGTGGCGGGAGCAGCGGTACTCCCACCAGGAGGAGGCGGGCGACGGTCCGCTCCGGTAG
- the bfr gene encoding bacterioferritin produces the protein MKGDTEVIEFLNEQLTAELTAINQYFLHAKMQENFGWTKLAKYTRHESFDEMKHAEVLTDRILFLDGLPNYQRLFHVRIGQTVKEMFEADRQVEVEAIDRLKRGIVVMRAKNDVTSANIFESILEDEEHHIDYLDTQLELLEKLGEALYLAQLIEQPES, from the coding sequence ATGAAGGGCGACACCGAGGTCATCGAGTTCCTCAACGAACAGCTCACCGCCGAGCTGACCGCGATCAACCAGTACTTCCTGCACGCCAAGATGCAGGAGAACTTCGGCTGGACGAAGCTCGCCAAGTACACCCGGCACGAGTCCTTCGACGAGATGAAGCACGCCGAGGTGCTCACCGACCGGATCCTCTTCCTGGACGGCCTGCCCAACTACCAGCGGCTGTTCCACGTCCGGATCGGCCAGACGGTCAAGGAGATGTTCGAGGCGGACCGGCAGGTCGAGGTCGAGGCGATCGACCGGCTGAAGCGCGGGATCGTGGTGATGCGCGCCAAGAACGACGTCACTTCGGCGAACATCTTCGAATCGATCCTGGAGGACGAGGAGCACCACATCGACTACCTCGACACCCAGCTCGAGCTGCTGGAGAAGCTCGGGGAGGCGCTCTACCTCGCGCAGCTGATCGAGCAGCCGGAGTCCTGA
- a CDS encoding DUF5931 domain-containing protein: MSVELPLWRAISSFRVLALVYALLRYFDSYLEFLHPVAGWIYLGALTLWTLASTRAFSGPQRCTWYVLATDLTLVVTGIVMSGMIDEPSRISHGAPTLPTIWAAGTVLGFAGRGGWRWAAAAGSVIGVANILGHGGATGDNLHNIVLLMVAGCAIGYVIELARASEATLTRALQVEAATRERERLSRDIHDGVLQVLALVQRRGSEAPAGGAGLTELGRLAGEQERALRALMSGGPLPEQRAPEEPQDLRALLAPCTDERVTVSAPGTPVLLPGRAAGELAAAVGAAVDNVRRHAGPGARAWILVEDEPEAVTVSIRDDGPGFAPGRLGEAERAGRLGVSQSIRGRLLDLGGTAELYSAPGEGVEVELRVPRTASGAPAGLL, translated from the coding sequence ATGTCCGTCGAACTGCCGCTCTGGCGGGCGATCTCCTCGTTCCGGGTGCTCGCCCTGGTGTACGCGCTGCTGCGCTACTTCGACTCCTACCTGGAGTTCCTGCACCCCGTCGCGGGCTGGATCTACCTCGGCGCGCTGACCCTCTGGACGCTCGCCTCCACCCGGGCCTTCTCCGGCCCGCAGCGCTGCACCTGGTACGTGCTCGCCACCGATCTCACGCTCGTCGTCACCGGCATCGTGATGAGCGGCATGATCGACGAGCCCTCCCGGATCAGCCACGGCGCGCCGACCCTGCCCACCATCTGGGCGGCCGGCACCGTGCTCGGCTTCGCCGGCCGGGGCGGCTGGCGCTGGGCGGCGGCGGCCGGCTCGGTGATCGGGGTGGCCAACATCCTCGGCCACGGCGGCGCGACCGGCGACAACCTCCACAACATCGTGCTGCTGATGGTGGCCGGCTGTGCGATCGGCTACGTGATCGAACTGGCCCGGGCCAGCGAGGCGACGCTCACCCGGGCACTCCAGGTCGAGGCGGCCACCCGGGAGCGGGAGCGGCTCTCCCGGGACATCCACGACGGGGTGCTGCAGGTGCTCGCCCTCGTCCAGCGCCGGGGCAGCGAGGCCCCGGCCGGCGGCGCCGGCCTCACCGAGCTGGGGCGGCTGGCCGGCGAGCAGGAACGCGCCCTGCGCGCGCTGATGAGCGGCGGACCGCTGCCCGAGCAGCGCGCGCCCGAGGAGCCGCAGGACCTCCGCGCCCTGCTCGCCCCGTGCACCGACGAGCGGGTGACCGTCTCGGCCCCCGGCACCCCGGTACTGCTGCCCGGACGGGCCGCCGGTGAGCTGGCCGCCGCCGTCGGCGCCGCGGTGGACAATGTGCGCCGGCACGCCGGGCCGGGGGCGCGGGCCTGGATCCTGGTCGAGGACGAGCCGGAGGCCGTCACGGTCTCGATCCGCGACGACGGTCCCGGCTTCGCGCCGGGGCGGCTCGGCGAGGCGGAGCGGGCCGGGCGGCTGGGCGTCTCCCAGTCGATCCGGGGCCGGCTGCTGGACCTCGGCGGCACCGCGGAGCTGTACTCGGCGCCCGGGGAGGGCGTCGAGGTGGAGCTCAGGGTCCCGCGCACCGCGTCCGGCGCCCCGGCCGGCCTCCTGTGA
- a CDS encoding class II 3-deoxy-7-phosphoheptulonate synthase: MTVTNPHTWQTLPAAQQPEWPDQEALRKTLADLASYPPLVFAGECDQLRARLGAVARGEAFLLQGGDCAEAFDGVSAEHIRNKLKTLLQMAAVLTYAASVPVVKVGRIAGQYSKPRSKSTETRDGVTLPVYRGDSVNGFEFTPESRIPDPERLKRMYNASAATLNLVRAFTTGGYADLRQVHAWNQDFVRNSPAGQRYEQLAREIDNALAFMNACGVAPEEFRTVEFFSSHEALVLDYETALTRVDSRTGELYDVSGHMVWIGERTRQLDHAHIEFASKIRNPIGVKLGPTTTVDEALTLIEKLDPEREPGRLTFITRMGAGKVRDALPTLVEKVTASGAQPVWICDPMHGNTFEASSGHKTRRFDDVLDEVKGFFEVHRALGTHPGGIHVELTGDDVTECVGGGDEVLVDDLHQRYETACDPRLNRSQSLDLAFLVAEMYRGTV; this comes from the coding sequence GTGACCGTGACGAATCCCCACACCTGGCAAACCCTGCCCGCGGCGCAGCAGCCCGAATGGCCGGACCAAGAGGCTCTGCGCAAGACCCTTGCGGACCTCGCCTCGTATCCGCCGCTCGTCTTCGCCGGCGAGTGCGACCAGCTGCGCGCCCGACTCGGTGCCGTGGCGCGGGGCGAGGCGTTCCTGCTGCAGGGCGGCGACTGCGCCGAGGCCTTCGACGGCGTCTCCGCGGAGCACATCCGCAACAAGCTCAAGACCCTGCTGCAGATGGCGGCCGTGCTCACCTACGCGGCCTCGGTGCCGGTGGTGAAGGTCGGCCGGATCGCCGGCCAGTACTCCAAGCCGCGCTCGAAGTCGACCGAGACCCGCGACGGCGTGACCCTGCCGGTCTACCGGGGCGACTCGGTGAACGGCTTCGAGTTCACCCCCGAGTCCCGGATCCCGGACCCGGAGCGCCTGAAGCGGATGTACAACGCGTCCGCCGCGACGCTCAACCTGGTGCGTGCCTTCACCACCGGCGGCTACGCGGACCTGCGCCAGGTGCACGCCTGGAACCAGGACTTCGTGCGCAACTCGCCGGCCGGTCAGCGCTACGAGCAGCTGGCCCGCGAGATCGACAACGCGCTGGCGTTCATGAACGCCTGCGGTGTCGCGCCGGAGGAGTTCCGGACCGTCGAGTTCTTCTCGTCCCACGAGGCGCTGGTCCTGGACTACGAGACCGCGCTGACCCGCGTGGACTCGCGCACCGGCGAGCTGTACGACGTCTCCGGCCACATGGTGTGGATCGGCGAGCGCACCCGGCAGCTGGACCACGCGCACATCGAGTTCGCCTCGAAGATCCGCAACCCGATCGGTGTGAAGCTCGGCCCGACCACCACGGTCGACGAGGCGCTCACCCTGATCGAGAAGCTGGACCCGGAGCGCGAGCCCGGACGGCTCACCTTCATCACCCGGATGGGTGCGGGCAAGGTCCGCGACGCCCTGCCGACCCTGGTGGAGAAGGTCACCGCCTCGGGCGCGCAGCCGGTCTGGATCTGCGACCCGATGCACGGCAACACCTTCGAGGCGTCCAGCGGGCACAAGACCCGCCGCTTCGACGACGTGCTCGACGAGGTCAAGGGCTTCTTCGAGGTGCACCGGGCGCTCGGCACCCACCCGGGCGGCATCCACGTGGAGCTGACCGGCGACGACGTCACCGAGTGCGTCGGCGGTGGCGACGAGGTGCTGGTCGACGACCTGCACCAGCGCTACGAGACGGCCTGCGACCCGCGGCTCAACCGCAGCCAGTCGCTGGACCTGGCCTTCCTGGTCGCCGAGATGTACCGCGGCACCGTCTGA
- a CDS encoding (2Fe-2S)-binding protein yields the protein MYVCMCHAVTEDQVKRAIDAGADTPRRIAKGCKAGTDCGSCVRRIQALLGEHGARPCPTARLAAKLGLADPGADSGEPEPAPVPAAPVVTLRVA from the coding sequence ATGTACGTGTGCATGTGCCATGCGGTCACCGAGGACCAGGTGAAGCGGGCGATCGACGCGGGAGCCGACACCCCGCGCCGGATCGCCAAGGGCTGCAAGGCCGGCACCGACTGCGGATCCTGCGTCCGGCGCATCCAGGCACTGCTCGGCGAGCACGGTGCCCGGCCGTGCCCGACCGCCCGGCTGGCCGCCAAGCTCGGCCTGGCCGACCCGGGCGCCGACTCCGGGGAGCCCGAGCCGGCACCGGTACCGGCGGCGCCGGTCGTGACGCTGCGCGTCGCCTGA
- a CDS encoding alpha/beta fold hydrolase: protein MPLLPGAEPYRHRGGPVGVLLCHGFTGSPQSLRPWAEDLARAGHTVALPVLPGHGTRWQDMQLTRWEDWYAEVERELLALAGQCERVFVVGLSMGGGLALRLASVHGPKIAGLVLVNPSVRSDNPASVILPVLRHLVPSVPGVANDIARPGADELAYDRTPLHAAWSLARLWKDVQARLPRVTQPVLLFRSPQDHVVSAANSELVLARISSTDVTERLCQRSYHVATLDHDAGEIFAAAQDFIRRLAPAHAAGVIPVKSDHHQG, encoded by the coding sequence ATGCCGCTGCTGCCCGGCGCCGAACCGTACCGCCACCGGGGCGGGCCGGTGGGCGTCCTGCTCTGCCACGGGTTCACCGGCTCCCCGCAGTCGCTGCGGCCGTGGGCGGAGGACCTGGCCCGGGCCGGGCACACCGTCGCGCTGCCGGTGCTGCCGGGCCACGGCACCCGCTGGCAGGACATGCAGCTCACCCGCTGGGAGGACTGGTACGCGGAGGTCGAACGGGAGCTGCTCGCGCTGGCCGGGCAGTGCGAGCGGGTCTTCGTCGTCGGGCTCTCGATGGGCGGCGGGCTGGCGCTGCGGCTGGCCTCGGTGCACGGCCCGAAGATCGCCGGACTGGTGCTGGTCAACCCGTCGGTGCGGTCGGACAACCCCGCGAGTGTCATTCTGCCGGTGCTGCGCCACCTGGTGCCGAGCGTGCCCGGGGTCGCCAACGACATCGCCCGGCCCGGCGCGGACGAGCTGGCCTACGACCGCACCCCGCTGCACGCCGCCTGGTCGCTGGCCCGGCTGTGGAAGGACGTCCAGGCCCGGCTGCCCCGGGTGACCCAGCCGGTGCTGCTCTTCCGCAGCCCGCAGGACCACGTGGTCTCGGCGGCCAACTCCGAGCTGGTGCTGGCCCGGATATCCTCGACCGATGTGACGGAGCGGCTGTGCCAGCGCAGCTACCACGTCGCGACGCTGGACCACGACGCGGGGGAAATATTCGCGGCCGCCCAGGACTTCATCCGACGGTTGGCTCCCGCGCACGCGGCGGGCGTCATCCCGGTGAAATCCGACCACCACCAAGGCTGA
- a CDS encoding response regulator transcription factor, with the protein MTTDLSTDQQAAADRPVRVMVVDDHPMWRDAVSRDLAEAGLDVVATAGDGEEAVRRARACSPQVVVLDLNLPGLSGAEVCRQVVGHDPSARVLVLSASGEHADVLEAVKSGATGYLVKSTGREELLDAVRRTAVGDAVFTPGLAGLVLGEFRRLAAEPPAPAAPVVPQLTARETEVLRMVAKGLSYKQIADRLVLSHRTVQNHVQNTLGKLQLHNRVELVRYAIEQGLDDAV; encoded by the coding sequence ATGACCACCGACCTGTCGACGGATCAGCAGGCGGCCGCCGACCGCCCGGTGCGGGTGATGGTGGTGGACGACCACCCGATGTGGCGCGACGCCGTCTCCCGGGACCTCGCCGAGGCCGGGCTCGACGTGGTGGCCACCGCCGGGGACGGCGAGGAGGCCGTCCGCCGGGCCCGCGCCTGCTCCCCGCAGGTCGTGGTGCTCGACCTCAACCTGCCCGGTCTGTCCGGTGCCGAGGTCTGCCGCCAGGTGGTCGGGCACGACCCGTCGGCACGCGTGCTGGTGCTGTCCGCGAGCGGCGAGCACGCGGACGTCCTGGAGGCGGTGAAGTCGGGTGCGACCGGCTACCTGGTCAAGTCGACCGGGCGGGAGGAACTGCTGGACGCGGTGCGCCGCACCGCCGTCGGCGACGCGGTGTTCACCCCCGGCCTGGCGGGGCTGGTGCTCGGCGAGTTCCGCCGGCTGGCGGCCGAGCCGCCCGCCCCGGCCGCGCCGGTCGTCCCGCAGCTGACGGCCCGGGAGACCGAGGTGCTGCGGATGGTCGCGAAGGGGCTGTCGTACAAGCAGATCGCCGATCGGCTGGTGCTGTCCCACCGCACGGTGCAGAACCACGTCCAGAACACCCTGGGCAAGCTCCAGCTGCACAACCGGGTCGAGCTGGTCAGGTACGCGATCGAGCAGGGGCTGGACGACGCGGTGTGA
- a CDS encoding lysophospholipid acyltransferase family protein, with the protein MKMIVAPLLRIFFRPWIEGEENIPTEGAAIIASNHLSFSDSFFFPALIKRRVTFIAKAEYFTTPGIKGRLTAAFFKGVGQLPVDRSGVRGAGEAAIRSAIAVLDRGELFGVYPEGTRSPDGKLYRGKVGGLARVALATGAPVIPVAMIDTEKVQPPGQVVPNFGTRPGIRIGRPLDFSRYHGMENDRFILRSVTDEVMYEIMRLSGQEYVDIYATAAKRQLADDKKKADAERKAVQKAEQAAAKAEKAEAEKLEKAEQDKAAQEQQKETGPA; encoded by the coding sequence ATGAAGATGATCGTCGCGCCACTGCTTCGGATCTTCTTCCGGCCGTGGATCGAGGGTGAGGAGAACATCCCCACCGAGGGTGCCGCGATCATCGCGAGCAACCACCTCTCGTTCTCGGACTCCTTCTTCTTCCCCGCGCTGATCAAGCGCCGGGTGACCTTCATCGCCAAGGCGGAGTACTTCACCACGCCCGGCATCAAGGGCCGGCTGACCGCCGCCTTCTTCAAGGGCGTCGGCCAGCTCCCGGTGGACCGCTCGGGCGTGCGCGGCGCCGGCGAGGCGGCGATCCGTTCGGCGATCGCCGTGCTGGACCGGGGCGAGCTGTTCGGCGTCTACCCGGAGGGCACCCGTTCGCCCGACGGCAAGCTCTACCGGGGCAAGGTCGGCGGCCTGGCCCGGGTCGCGCTGGCCACCGGCGCGCCGGTCATCCCGGTCGCGATGATCGACACCGAGAAGGTGCAGCCGCCCGGCCAGGTGGTCCCGAACTTCGGCACCCGCCCGGGCATCCGGATCGGCCGCCCGCTGGACTTCTCCCGCTACCACGGCATGGAGAACGACCGCTTCATCCTCCGTTCGGTGACGGACGAGGTGATGTACGAGATCATGCGGCTGTCCGGCCAGGAGTACGTGGACATCTACGCGACCGCCGCCAAGCGGCAGCTGGCCGACGACAAGAAGAAGGCCGACGCCGAGCGCAAGGCCGTGCAGAAGGCCGAGCAGGCCGCCGCCAAGGCCGAGAAGGCCGAGGCGGAGAAGCTGGAGAAGGCCGAGCAGGACAAGGCCGCGCAGGAGCAGCAGAAGGAGACCGGGCCGGCCTGA
- the pknB gene encoding Stk1 family PASTA domain-containing Ser/Thr kinase, producing MALRDPLIGTLLDGRYRVERRIAAGGMSTVYRSTDTRLDRVVALKVMHASLAGDAAFTARFIREAKAVARLAHPNVVNVFDQGADGGHVFLAMEYVPGRTLRDLLNDRGALSIRAALDILEPVLAALGAAHRAELVHRDVKPENVLITDDGLVKVADFGLVRVLNAADGAASSSTSTTDTVLGTVSYLAPEQIRPGAETDRRVDVYAAGILLYEMLTGSRPHTGENPVQVMYRHLHEDVPPPSATVPGVVPELDAIVAGACARDRELRPYDAVELLAALQRVRRGLTPAQLDAEPPASTRPSPRYPTGEATSVLTPVAPAAPVERTSVLDVPPDVMEQLLTEPRPYDEPPPVRTPRARRSGAGRRSGSARRRLPRKPLIWAAVLTTLVLLVGGATYAISGAVYGTVPGVLGKDRAEAERILDAAGMHGRITEVYSETVPAGQVVAAAPGVGTRSRKSDVVTLTVSRGPKRIAVPDLVGKPSAQAASALAGTQLAAGTVTSVFSDTVPEGSVISSSPAAGEQVAENTPVALVVSKGMVAVPDVTGMSKEAAEKALQAAGFAMQSSGVNLFGTGKVTGQSPAAGERKPQRTVVTVTFPFF from the coding sequence ATGGCTTTGCGCGACCCCCTGATCGGTACCCTGCTCGACGGCCGGTACCGGGTCGAGCGACGGATCGCCGCCGGTGGGATGTCCACCGTCTACCGGAGCACCGACACCCGGCTCGACCGGGTCGTCGCGCTCAAGGTCATGCACGCCTCGCTGGCCGGGGACGCCGCGTTCACCGCCCGCTTCATCCGCGAGGCCAAGGCCGTCGCCCGGCTCGCCCACCCCAACGTGGTCAACGTCTTCGACCAGGGCGCGGACGGCGGCCATGTCTTCCTCGCCATGGAGTACGTGCCCGGCCGCACCCTGCGCGACCTGCTGAACGACCGCGGCGCGCTCTCCATCCGGGCCGCGCTGGACATCCTGGAGCCGGTGCTCGCCGCGCTCGGCGCCGCCCACCGGGCCGAGCTGGTGCACCGCGACGTCAAGCCCGAGAACGTCCTGATCACCGACGACGGGCTGGTCAAGGTCGCCGACTTCGGCCTGGTCCGGGTGCTGAACGCCGCCGACGGCGCGGCCTCCTCCAGCACCTCGACCACCGACACCGTGCTCGGCACCGTCTCCTACCTGGCGCCCGAACAGATCCGCCCCGGCGCCGAGACCGACCGGCGGGTGGACGTCTACGCGGCCGGCATCCTGCTGTACGAGATGCTCACCGGCTCCCGTCCGCACACCGGCGAGAACCCGGTCCAGGTGATGTACCGGCATCTGCACGAGGACGTCCCGCCGCCGTCCGCGACGGTGCCCGGGGTGGTGCCCGAACTGGACGCGATAGTGGCCGGGGCCTGCGCCCGTGACCGCGAGCTCCGCCCGTACGACGCGGTGGAACTGCTCGCCGCGCTCCAGCGGGTCCGCCGCGGGCTCACGCCGGCCCAGCTGGACGCCGAGCCGCCCGCCTCCACCCGCCCCAGCCCCCGGTACCCGACCGGCGAGGCGACCTCGGTGCTCACCCCGGTGGCCCCGGCGGCCCCGGTCGAGCGCACCAGTGTGCTGGACGTGCCGCCGGACGTCATGGAGCAGCTGCTCACCGAGCCCCGTCCGTACGACGAGCCGCCGCCGGTCCGGACGCCCCGCGCCCGCCGGTCCGGGGCCGGACGCCGCTCCGGGTCCGCCCGACGGCGGCTGCCGCGCAAGCCGCTGATCTGGGCGGCCGTGCTGACCACCCTGGTGCTGCTGGTCGGCGGGGCGACGTACGCGATCTCGGGCGCGGTGTACGGCACGGTGCCGGGTGTGCTCGGCAAGGACCGGGCCGAGGCGGAGCGGATCCTGGACGCCGCCGGCATGCACGGGCGGATCACCGAGGTGTACAGCGAGACCGTCCCGGCCGGCCAGGTGGTCGCGGCCGCCCCCGGGGTCGGCACCCGGTCCCGGAAGAGCGACGTCGTGACGCTCACCGTCTCGCGCGGCCCGAAGCGCATCGCCGTGCCGGACCTGGTCGGCAAGCCGTCCGCGCAGGCCGCCTCGGCACTCGCCGGAACGCAGCTGGCGGCCGGCACGGTGACCTCGGTGTTCAGCGACACCGTGCCGGAGGGTTCGGTGATCAGCAGCTCGCCCGCCGCCGGGGAGCAGGTGGCGGAGAACACGCCGGTGGCGCTGGTGGTCAGCAAGGGCATGGTGGCGGTGCCGGACGTGACCGGGATGAGCAAGGAGGCCGCGGAGAAGGCGCTCCAGGCGGCCGGGTTCGCGATGCAGAGCAGCGGGGTCAACCTGTTCGGCACCGGCAAGGTGACCGGTCAGTCCCCGGCGGCCGGTGAGCGCAAGCCGCAGCGCACCGTGGTGACGGTCACCTTCCCGTTCTTCTAG